The Manduca sexta isolate Smith_Timp_Sample1 chromosome 17, JHU_Msex_v1.0, whole genome shotgun sequence genome includes a window with the following:
- the LOC115443455 gene encoding uncharacterized protein LOC115443455, with translation MYKLFIFVAVLDLLTPAFSLECYVCDNQEDNNGKCVNTINTCESNQDVCLTEIRWGSTPYWSQGAKKQYYISKRCSNKTECAMTRQHHMSLCTHIWYQDWACSDCCLGNRCNYYIISESTVTTPGTFSLFVVVIQVIMKTFIM, from the exons atgtataaactttttatttttgtagctgTTCTTGATTTATTAACACCAG CATTTAGTCTCGAATGTTATGTTTGTGATAATCAAGAAGATAACAATGGCAAATGTGTTAATACTATAAACACTTGTGAATCCAATCAAGACGTCTGTTTGACCGAAATTCGTTGGGGAAGCACTCCATACTGGTCACAAGGAGCAAAAAAGCAATATTACATATCTAAAAGATGTTCAAACAAAACGGAATGTGCCATGACCAGACAGCATCACATGTCCCTGTGTACACATATATGGTATCAAGACTGGGCATGTTCAGACTGCTGCCTGGGAAATCGCTGTAATTATTACAtcatt AGTGAGAGTACTGTAACCACACCAGGCACGTTTTCCTTATTCGTAGTTGTAATACAAGTAATAATGAAgacatttattatgtaa